A window of the Isosphaera pallida ATCC 43644 genome harbors these coding sequences:
- a CDS encoding DNA gyrase/topoisomerase IV subunit B yields MNALTSSPGSRSAASTNYTSESITVLEGLEPVRKRPGMYIGGLDKAGLHHLCWEIVDNAIDEVMNGHASRIVVELEADGRTLSVSDNGRGIPVDLHAKTGKSALEVIFTTLHAGGKFDNNAYKVAGGLHGVGASVVNALSERLEVKVKRDGFHFSQTYQRGKPTSEVVKGEPARGTGTTVRFTPDREIFHDQVFDPVLIGERLDIKAYLNKGLSIQFVDRKAGTQVEYRHDGGVADFLNEIHRRRNDVKVAPTVFVLERDDPREGLRLHLALAWTEATDEHVLSFVNTIPTRDGGTHEQGMREAVSKAVRKFFADHDLLKKGMEIKGEDIREGLTAVLSVNIAEPQFQGQTKGRLNNPEVRALVESAIRPRLEDFFHKNKSVGEAVAERVIQAWRAREASRAAANQARRKSPVVGRLTLPGKLHDCDSSKVEESELFLVEGDSAGGSAKQGRDRRIQAILPLKGKVLNAEQAGRAKVLDNKELSDIVSALGCGMDDQYDPSRLRYGKIILLTDADSDGHHIATLLLTFFYRHLPGLLNEGRVFLACPPLYKITHGQDTYWAADEAAKAAILAKLPKNAKITMTRFKGLGEMPAKLLFETTLDPARRRLLKVVVPDEDRHYVDSTITDLMGKDPEPRFRFIMEEAYNARDIDI; encoded by the coding sequence ATGAATGCATTGACCTCAAGCCCCGGCTCCCGATCGGCCGCCTCAACCAACTACACCTCCGAATCGATTACGGTGCTGGAGGGGTTGGAGCCGGTGCGCAAGCGTCCCGGCATGTACATCGGCGGCCTGGACAAGGCCGGGTTACATCACCTTTGCTGGGAAATCGTAGACAATGCCATTGATGAAGTTATGAACGGCCACGCCAGCCGGATCGTGGTGGAGCTGGAAGCCGACGGGCGCACCCTTTCGGTCAGCGACAATGGCCGGGGCATCCCAGTGGACCTGCATGCCAAGACCGGCAAAAGCGCGCTGGAGGTGATTTTCACCACGCTTCACGCCGGAGGCAAGTTCGACAACAACGCCTACAAGGTGGCCGGCGGCCTGCACGGCGTGGGAGCCTCGGTGGTCAACGCGTTGAGCGAACGCCTGGAGGTCAAGGTCAAACGGGACGGCTTCCACTTCAGCCAGACCTATCAGCGGGGCAAGCCCACCTCGGAGGTCGTCAAAGGGGAACCAGCGCGGGGGACAGGGACCACAGTGCGGTTCACCCCAGATCGGGAAATCTTCCACGATCAAGTATTTGATCCGGTTCTCATTGGAGAACGTTTGGATATTAAGGCATATCTCAATAAAGGGCTATCGATCCAGTTCGTGGACCGCAAGGCTGGCACGCAGGTGGAATACCGTCACGACGGCGGCGTGGCCGATTTCCTCAACGAGATTCACCGCCGCCGCAACGATGTCAAGGTGGCTCCCACGGTGTTCGTGCTGGAGCGGGACGACCCCCGCGAGGGGCTGCGGCTTCACCTGGCGCTGGCCTGGACCGAGGCGACCGACGAACATGTGCTCTCGTTCGTCAACACGATCCCTACCCGCGACGGCGGCACCCACGAGCAGGGGATGCGTGAGGCAGTCTCCAAGGCGGTGCGTAAGTTCTTCGCTGACCACGATTTGCTCAAGAAAGGGATGGAGATCAAGGGGGAGGACATCCGCGAGGGCCTCACGGCGGTCCTGTCGGTGAACATCGCCGAACCCCAGTTTCAGGGCCAAACCAAAGGGCGGCTCAACAACCCTGAGGTCCGCGCCCTTGTGGAGTCGGCGATCCGTCCCCGGCTGGAGGATTTCTTCCACAAGAACAAGAGCGTGGGCGAGGCGGTGGCCGAGCGGGTGATTCAGGCGTGGCGCGCCCGCGAGGCCAGCCGGGCCGCGGCCAACCAGGCGCGACGCAAATCGCCCGTTGTGGGCCGCCTGACTCTACCGGGCAAACTGCACGATTGCGACTCCTCTAAGGTGGAGGAGTCAGAACTCTTCCTGGTCGAAGGCGACAGCGCCGGCGGCTCGGCCAAACAGGGCCGCGATCGCCGCATCCAGGCGATCTTGCCGCTCAAGGGCAAGGTTCTCAACGCCGAACAGGCCGGGCGCGCCAAGGTGCTGGACAATAAGGAACTCTCCGACATTGTCAGCGCACTGGGCTGCGGTATGGACGACCAGTACGACCCATCGCGCCTGCGCTACGGCAAAATCATCCTGTTGACCGACGCCGACAGTGACGGCCACCACATCGCCACCCTGCTTTTGACCTTCTTCTATCGCCACCTCCCCGGCTTGCTCAACGAGGGCCGGGTCTTCCTAGCCTGCCCGCCGCTCTACAAGATCACCCACGGCCAAGACACCTACTGGGCTGCCGACGAGGCGGCCAAAGCCGCCATCCTCGCCAAGCTGCCCAAGAATGCCAAAATCACCATGACCCGATTCAAGGGACTGGGCGAAATGCCGGCCAAACTGCTGTTCGAGACCACCCTCGACCCAGCGCGTCGTCGTCTGCTCAAAGTGGTCGTCCCCGACGAGGACCGCCACTACGTTGATTCCACCATCACCGACCTCATGGGCAAAGACCCCGAGCCCCGGTTCCGGTTCATCATGGAGGAAGCCTACAACGCCCGCGATATCGACATTTGA
- a CDS encoding dockerin type I domain-containing protein, producing MMTDATSPRGESSDRSESSPPPTDTHARARRRVRRGRPQMESLEQRALLTTTPGVGNNFALVARPVENPGEVVEVPFTIDRTSFSSPGRSMVIGIDVIDHGVSRLNPMVQEVRDETGRSLPKLNAEADRASLVQINLPRAGDRAQFHAQVAGREAGTGSTLTGFYLPGDANGDRKVDPQDARLVRTILGARRGDPTYLFDADADRNGVIDQNDLRLTQLNHGARTGISPVISANLAEGQDRDADRIVATRQVTFAGQASVGAVITFTEENGKFEPVEVTVGRDGTYEAVLTLAEGENQINVTATDPFGQTFNGKLAPVTFDPQAVEREPVPSNPVLPTPQPAPTPGQPSRPVNRPNLPTRPTLGTRPIPPNQVRGERPLAPTPPNRPNVNRSTPGERVRPSLAVTQTQRENPVRPNLPNAR from the coding sequence ATGATGACCGACGCCACGTCCCCACGGGGGGAATCGTCCGATCGCTCCGAGTCGTCTCCGCCACCCACCGACACCCATGCCCGCGCCCGTCGTCGCGTTCGTCGCGGGCGTCCCCAGATGGAGTCGTTGGAACAACGCGCGTTGTTGACAACCACCCCCGGAGTGGGCAACAACTTCGCGCTAGTGGCTCGTCCCGTGGAAAACCCTGGCGAGGTGGTGGAGGTTCCTTTCACGATCGACCGGACATCGTTCAGCAGTCCCGGACGCTCGATGGTGATTGGGATCGACGTGATCGACCACGGAGTGTCGCGGCTCAACCCGATGGTCCAAGAGGTTCGGGACGAGACCGGCCGCAGCCTGCCCAAGCTCAACGCCGAAGCCGATCGCGCCAGCCTGGTGCAGATCAATCTGCCCCGCGCCGGTGATCGGGCCCAGTTCCACGCCCAAGTGGCGGGACGGGAGGCAGGAACCGGTTCGACCCTGACCGGCTTCTACCTGCCCGGCGACGCCAACGGCGATCGGAAGGTCGATCCCCAAGATGCGCGTTTGGTCCGCACGATTCTTGGCGCGCGTCGCGGCGACCCCACTTACCTGTTCGACGCCGACGCGGACCGTAACGGCGTCATCGACCAAAACGACCTGCGGTTGACGCAACTCAACCACGGCGCGCGGACCGGAATCTCGCCGGTGATCTCGGCCAATCTGGCCGAGGGCCAGGATAGGGATGCCGACCGCATCGTGGCGACCCGACAAGTCACCTTCGCCGGACAGGCCAGCGTGGGAGCGGTCATCACCTTCACCGAGGAGAACGGCAAGTTCGAGCCGGTCGAAGTGACGGTAGGCCGCGACGGCACTTATGAAGCCGTGCTGACGCTCGCTGAAGGCGAAAATCAGATCAACGTCACGGCGACCGACCCGTTTGGACAAACCTTCAACGGCAAACTTGCGCCAGTGACCTTCGACCCGCAAGCGGTCGAACGGGAACCGGTCCCATCCAACCCAGTGCTTCCGACTCCCCAACCCGCGCCGACGCCTGGTCAACCAAGTCGTCCAGTCAATCGTCCGAATCTGCCGACTCGTCCCACCCTGGGAACCCGGCCAATTCCGCCCAACCAGGTGCGCGGCGAACGTCCGTTGGCCCCGACGCCGCCCAACCGTCCCAACGTCAATCGTTCCACCCCCGGCGAGCGTGTCCGTCCCAGCTTGGCCGTGACTCAAACCCAACGCGAAAATCCAGTCCGTCCCAACCTTCCGAACGCTCGGTAA
- a CDS encoding glycosyltransferase family 87 protein yields the protein MSSIPRHPSPPSDWESPPVPAPAPATPSIRDVAPTWIRWLIDRLGDDAWLRARVRQTAWALVILAAIFHGLKAAEDRGAFLRWRDQILLMDHGVNIYDEMLFPTPPIVPLMLYPLMKLPPLLGAMTWFGLKVAMAAASTLMVMSLAAGPGRRLPAWAEALVWVFVARPFFSDLHHANTNLMILFLVTSTLYAWVRRRDLVAGILLALAICSKVTPALFAVYLGWRWVWSLVGDRATRPAFGATPRVLVALGLGFVLFLEWIPSGFFGTASNHEMLATWWHRIIRPYAEGGIVGAQEVNQSMIGVLTRLTTKEPSTDKYRAELPLNLVEWDRPWVVFGLKLLSIGLGLVLLVLCRTRVDRRDDPRLVGEFALVALTMLFVSERSWKHHYVTLLFPVSYLVARLCAPPERVSLRSKAVIAGAMAWAAVLIVLTSSEGGYLIVPMLAFPLLGWWLIATTQRRCRQGALTPSAFRGDLAKTAGVTVLVVALALVVGTVFHEERWHKYAQGYGAYFWGGVVFYLATAWRLVVERGSIEPSLIAESHSHAAPNLKAFATGWRIDPGHPAVPSGLPATTLPQHGSRRERDQADLTNSHVNEV from the coding sequence GTGTCCTCCATCCCCCGCCATCCATCCCCCCCCTCGGATTGGGAGTCCCCTCCCGTTCCCGCCCCGGCCCCAGCCACGCCCTCGATTCGCGACGTGGCTCCAACTTGGATTCGCTGGTTGATCGACCGGCTGGGCGACGACGCCTGGCTCCGCGCCCGAGTTCGACAAACCGCCTGGGCTCTCGTTATCCTGGCCGCGATCTTCCACGGTCTCAAGGCCGCCGAGGATCGAGGCGCGTTTCTGCGTTGGCGGGATCAAATCCTCCTGATGGATCATGGGGTCAACATCTACGATGAAATGTTGTTCCCTACCCCGCCGATTGTACCGCTGATGCTGTACCCGCTGATGAAGCTGCCGCCTCTCCTGGGCGCGATGACCTGGTTTGGTCTCAAAGTGGCGATGGCCGCCGCCTCGACCCTCATGGTGATGAGCCTGGCGGCCGGACCGGGGCGACGGTTGCCTGCCTGGGCCGAAGCACTGGTCTGGGTCTTCGTGGCACGACCCTTTTTCAGCGATCTGCACCACGCCAATACCAACCTCATGATCCTTTTCCTGGTGACCTCCACGTTATACGCCTGGGTCCGCCGACGTGACCTGGTCGCCGGAATCCTCCTGGCGCTGGCGATCTGCTCCAAGGTGACCCCCGCTCTGTTCGCGGTCTATTTGGGTTGGCGCTGGGTTTGGAGTCTCGTGGGCGACCGCGCTACCCGACCGGCCTTCGGCGCGACGCCCCGCGTCTTAGTGGCGCTGGGATTGGGCTTCGTTCTCTTCCTGGAATGGATCCCCTCGGGATTCTTCGGAACCGCCTCCAACCACGAGATGCTGGCCACCTGGTGGCATCGGATCATCCGTCCCTACGCTGAGGGCGGCATCGTCGGTGCTCAGGAGGTCAATCAGTCGATGATCGGCGTCCTAACCCGCCTGACCACCAAAGAGCCCTCGACCGACAAGTACCGTGCCGAATTGCCGCTCAACCTAGTCGAATGGGATCGCCCTTGGGTGGTGTTTGGCCTGAAATTGCTGTCGATTGGACTGGGCTTGGTGCTGCTGGTGCTTTGCCGCACCCGAGTCGATCGCCGCGACGATCCACGCCTGGTCGGCGAGTTCGCCCTGGTCGCGCTGACTATGCTGTTCGTTTCAGAACGCAGTTGGAAACATCATTATGTGACCCTGTTGTTTCCGGTGTCCTACCTGGTAGCGCGGCTGTGCGCCCCACCCGAACGGGTTTCGCTCCGATCCAAGGCGGTCATCGCCGGGGCAATGGCCTGGGCGGCGGTCCTAATCGTGCTAACCTCAAGCGAGGGAGGCTATCTGATCGTTCCCATGCTTGCGTTTCCGTTGCTCGGTTGGTGGTTGATCGCCACCACCCAACGTCGCTGCCGCCAAGGCGCACTGACCCCCTCGGCCTTCCGTGGCGACCTCGCCAAAACAGCGGGGGTGACGGTGTTGGTCGTCGCCCTGGCGCTGGTCGTGGGAACAGTGTTTCACGAGGAACGGTGGCATAAATACGCCCAGGGTTATGGGGCGTACTTCTGGGGGGGAGTCGTCTTCTATCTGGCGACCGCTTGGCGTCTTGTCGTCGAGCGCGGCTCGATCGAACCTTCGCTCATAGCCGAGAGCCACTCCCACGCCGCGCCGAACCTGAAGGCATTCGCAACCGGCTGGCGGATCGATCCAGGACATCCAGCGGTCCCTTCCGGCCTTCCCGCTACCACCTTGCCCCAACATGGTTCGAGGCGGGAACGCGATCAAGCGGATTTGACCAATTCTCACGTCAATGAAGTCTGA
- a CDS encoding acyl-CoA desaturase: MSKATISPTSPSILSPHLASLSSATNDVNISSAPSPQSTSQYIAWAPLAWMAALHLGALLALNPAYFSWSGLALAFFTHWIAGGIGICMGYHRLLTHRSFATRPKWLEYVITGFGCLASEGGPISWVADHRRHHAHSDEEDDTHSPNRGFGWAHMFWWMTPDITSRHTPDYLKRWAPDLCKDPVMRVFNSIHFLFPLMYAWILYSLGGMSWLVWGFFVGTVSLLHSTWLVNSATHVWGYRNYETRDRSTNLWWVALLTYGEGWHNNHHAFQTSARHGIRRWEIDPTYLTIRFFEAFGIFHSIKHPKLTRAKAVANETAKGGTAPASASNDPKPNRSAPIITLPHVTLPHVTVPNLTTTGSDAKPVGV; encoded by the coding sequence ATGTCCAAGGCGACGATTTCCCCCACCTCTCCTTCCATACTCTCCCCGCATTTGGCGTCCCTTTCCTCTGCGACTAACGATGTCAATATTTCTTCCGCCCCCTCACCTCAATCGACCTCGCAGTACATCGCCTGGGCCCCGCTAGCCTGGATGGCGGCGCTCCATCTGGGTGCGCTGTTGGCGTTGAACCCCGCCTATTTTTCATGGAGCGGTCTGGCCCTGGCGTTCTTCACCCACTGGATCGCAGGCGGGATCGGGATTTGCATGGGTTATCACCGGTTGTTAACCCATCGGAGCTTCGCCACCCGTCCTAAGTGGCTGGAATATGTGATCACCGGCTTCGGCTGCCTGGCCTCGGAAGGCGGCCCGATCAGCTGGGTGGCCGACCACCGCCGCCATCACGCCCACTCCGATGAGGAAGACGATACCCACTCCCCCAACCGCGGCTTCGGCTGGGCCCACATGTTCTGGTGGATGACCCCGGACATCACCTCGCGCCACACCCCCGACTACCTCAAGCGCTGGGCTCCCGATCTTTGCAAAGATCCAGTCATGCGGGTCTTCAATTCGATTCACTTCCTGTTTCCATTGATGTATGCCTGGATTCTGTACAGCCTGGGCGGCATGTCCTGGCTGGTCTGGGGCTTCTTCGTGGGCACGGTGAGCCTGTTGCATTCGACCTGGCTGGTCAACTCAGCCACCCATGTTTGGGGCTACCGCAACTACGAGACCCGCGACCGCTCCACCAACCTCTGGTGGGTCGCCCTGCTGACCTACGGCGAAGGCTGGCACAACAATCACCACGCCTTCCAGACCTCGGCCCGCCACGGCATTCGCCGTTGGGAAATTGACCCCACCTATTTGACGATCCGGTTCTTCGAGGCGTTCGGCATTTTCCACTCGATCAAGCACCCCAAGCTCACCCGCGCCAAAGCGGTTGCCAACGAAACAGCCAAGGGTGGGACCGCCCCCGCCTCCGCCTCGAACGATCCTAAACCAAATCGCTCGGCCCCGATCATCACCCTGCCTCATGTCACTCTGCCTCATGTCACCGTCCCCAACCTGACCACCACCGGGTCGGACGCCAAGCCGGTCGGCGTTTGA
- a CDS encoding alcohol dehydrogenase catalytic domain-containing protein, whose product MKAIFCDGVSARLRTDLPEPTPAPGEVLLKVLRAGICDTDLQLARGYMGFRGILGHEFLALDDQGRRVTAEINQACRACPTCAAGQFGHCPHRVVLGIWRHDGAMAPWIAVDPRTVHRVPDAIDDRRAIFIEPLAAAFRILEQTRVDSHDRVAVLGDGKLGLLCAWVLRSTGARVTLVGKHAAKLALAGPEIESRFKEEVESQVQTAGGSDRARFDLVVDATGSASGLPLALKLVRPLGRIVLKTTLAAETSLAMAGIVIDEVTVIGSRCGPFPRAIEALARGEIDPVGLLGPEFPLERGEEAFAAAARPGAGKVVLRIS is encoded by the coding sequence ATGAAGGCGATTTTTTGCGATGGGGTCTCAGCGCGGCTTCGCACCGACCTTCCCGAGCCGACTCCCGCGCCGGGGGAGGTTCTGCTCAAGGTGCTGCGCGCCGGTATTTGCGACACCGATCTTCAATTGGCGCGAGGATACATGGGGTTCCGAGGCATCCTAGGCCATGAGTTTTTGGCGTTGGACGACCAGGGACGGCGGGTCACCGCCGAGATCAACCAGGCGTGCCGGGCGTGTCCGACCTGCGCGGCCGGGCAATTCGGCCACTGTCCTCACCGGGTGGTACTGGGGATTTGGAGGCACGACGGCGCAATGGCTCCTTGGATCGCGGTTGATCCCCGCACCGTGCATCGGGTGCCCGACGCCATTGACGATCGACGTGCCATCTTCATCGAACCACTGGCGGCCGCCTTCCGCATCCTCGAACAAACTCGGGTTGATTCCCATGATCGGGTCGCGGTTTTGGGCGACGGCAAGCTCGGACTTCTGTGCGCCTGGGTGTTGCGTTCAACTGGAGCCCGAGTGACGTTGGTGGGGAAACATGCCGCCAAGCTCGCCCTAGCTGGCCCCGAGATTGAATCCCGGTTCAAGGAAGAAGTCGAGTCTCAAGTTCAGACCGCCGGCGGTTCGGATCGAGCGCGTTTCGATCTAGTAGTGGACGCCACCGGCTCGGCCAGCGGACTTCCGTTGGCCCTCAAGCTGGTTCGGCCTTTGGGCCGGATCGTGTTGAAAACCACCCTCGCCGCCGAAACCAGCTTGGCAATGGCGGGAATCGTTATCGACGAGGTGACGGTCATCGGCTCGCGTTGCGGTCCTTTCCCCCGCGCTATCGAGGCCTTGGCGCGGGGCGAGATTGATCCGGTGGGGCTGCTGGGCCCCGAGTTTCCCCTAGAACGCGGTGAGGAGGCGTTCGCCGCCGCGGCCCGACCCGGAGCCGGCAAAGTCGTGTTGAGGATCAGTTGA
- a CDS encoding Gfo/Idh/MocA family protein, with translation MNSSPNVSRRVFLGTAAATAALPATSRGAVLRNGPNDQIRLALIGAGSRGNQLLDSFFNFPEARFVAVTDPDDRQAERTANRIKEKNGGKTPQVVRDYRCIIESKEIDGVVIATPDHWHALPTIHACMNGKDVYVEKPVAHNVVEGRAMVKAARKYDRVVAVGTQQRSSNHFQKAVEIVRSGKLGKIFWVQTWNFENISPTGMGPAEDTDPPPYVDWDLWLGPAPKVPFNINRFHLLFRWFFDYAGGMMSDWGVHLNDIVLWALDQKAPRTVSARGGIFTLEDNRDTPDTLQVVYEFPECVLTYSMRKGNGLKFNGKSYGILFCGTDGSLMLDRDGFEIIPDQTILPYGIQLTKGNRETRKINLKAEKMPGDDGQTPHVKNFLDCMRDRKRPICDIEIAHWSTNTCHLGNIAYKVGRTLEWDFESETFVNDKEANALLFREPRQGFELPKLD, from the coding sequence ATGAACTCCTCTCCGAATGTGTCTCGGCGGGTTTTCCTAGGAACGGCCGCGGCGACCGCCGCCCTGCCGGCGACCTCGCGCGGCGCGGTGCTGCGCAACGGCCCCAACGACCAGATCCGTCTGGCTCTGATCGGGGCGGGCAGCCGGGGCAACCAACTCCTAGACAGCTTCTTCAACTTTCCCGAGGCTCGGTTTGTCGCGGTGACCGACCCCGACGACCGCCAGGCTGAACGCACCGCTAACCGGATCAAGGAGAAAAACGGCGGCAAAACCCCCCAGGTCGTGCGCGACTACCGCTGCATCATTGAATCCAAGGAGATCGATGGCGTGGTGATCGCCACTCCCGACCACTGGCACGCCCTGCCGACGATCCACGCCTGCATGAACGGCAAGGATGTTTACGTCGAGAAGCCGGTAGCGCACAACGTGGTCGAAGGCCGAGCGATGGTCAAGGCGGCCCGCAAGTACGATCGGGTCGTGGCCGTCGGCACTCAACAACGCTCCAGCAATCACTTCCAGAAAGCTGTCGAGATCGTCCGCTCGGGCAAACTCGGCAAAATCTTTTGGGTGCAGACCTGGAACTTTGAGAATATCTCGCCCACTGGCATGGGACCAGCCGAAGACACCGACCCGCCGCCCTACGTCGATTGGGATCTCTGGCTGGGCCCCGCGCCCAAGGTGCCGTTCAACATCAACCGCTTCCATCTGCTGTTCCGCTGGTTCTTCGACTACGCCGGCGGCATGATGAGCGACTGGGGAGTTCACCTCAACGACATCGTGCTGTGGGCGCTGGATCAAAAAGCGCCTCGCACCGTCTCGGCCCGAGGCGGCATCTTCACCCTGGAGGACAACCGCGACACCCCCGACACCCTTCAGGTGGTTTACGAGTTCCCCGAGTGCGTCCTGACCTACTCGATGCGCAAAGGCAACGGTCTGAAGTTCAACGGCAAGAGCTACGGGATTTTGTTCTGCGGCACCGACGGCAGCCTGATGCTGGACCGCGACGGCTTCGAGATCATCCCCGACCAAACGATCCTGCCCTACGGCATTCAATTGACCAAGGGGAACCGCGAGACCCGCAAGATCAACCTCAAGGCCGAGAAGATGCCCGGCGACGACGGCCAGACCCCTCATGTCAAGAACTTCCTGGACTGCATGCGCGACCGCAAACGACCCATCTGCGACATTGAAATCGCCCACTGGTCCACCAACACCTGCCACCTGGGCAACATCGCCTACAAGGTAGGCCGCACCCTGGAGTGGGACTTCGAAAGCGAAACCTTCGTCAACGACAAGGAGGCCAACGCGCTGCTCTTCCGCGAACCACGCCAGGGCTTCGAGTTGCCTAAGCTGGACTAG
- a CDS encoding NIPSNAP family protein — protein MSYLWSMMVVCALACAVSVAGWVADPPTTVSAESVASKPTPAPAARVFEMRTYDTDNADMARAMHARFRDHTCRLFRKHGMDLVGFWIPRDDPTKLIYLLAFPSKEAAEASWRAFRDDPEWQRVFAESHEKAGGKIVTKVESVWLDPTDYSPIR, from the coding sequence ATGTCGTATCTCTGGTCAATGATGGTCGTCTGCGCTCTGGCCTGCGCCGTGAGCGTGGCGGGATGGGTTGCTGACCCCCCCACCACTGTTTCCGCCGAGTCGGTCGCCTCGAAGCCGACTCCGGCCCCCGCCGCCCGGGTCTTTGAGATGCGCACCTATGATACCGACAACGCTGACATGGCCCGCGCCATGCACGCCCGCTTCCGCGACCATACCTGCCGGCTGTTTCGAAAACATGGCATGGACCTGGTGGGCTTCTGGATTCCTCGGGACGATCCGACCAAACTGATCTATCTGCTGGCCTTCCCTTCCAAGGAGGCGGCGGAAGCCTCGTGGCGCGCCTTCCGCGACGACCCCGAGTGGCAACGAGTGTTCGCCGAGAGCCATGAGAAGGCGGGCGGCAAAATCGTGACCAAAGTGGAGTCGGTGTGGCTCGACCCCACCGACTATAGCCCGATCCGCTAA